In Horticoccus luteus, the following proteins share a genomic window:
- a CDS encoding YceH family protein: protein MSAEFPASTESALPSPAPTPAEAAAPLPIEPPLSVLEARVLGCLIEKELATPDVYPLTLNALVNACNQRNNRAPLLSAGASEVEVALEHLRHKQLVTFFAGAEARVKKFKQRLDAEFPMETPARAMIAELLLRGPQTSAGLRGNAERMCAMPDLGEIDTMLGELAARPAGPLVRKLPRQPGQKEARWVQLFTGEPPTIAAAELSGPAEPLVVGIALPAEAERRLAALEAEIAALKHELAQLRESLGGG, encoded by the coding sequence ATGAGTGCTGAATTTCCTGCGTCCACCGAGAGTGCGTTGCCGTCACCTGCGCCTACGCCTGCGGAAGCGGCGGCACCACTGCCGATCGAGCCCCCGTTGTCAGTGCTCGAAGCACGGGTGCTGGGTTGCTTGATCGAAAAGGAGCTGGCGACGCCCGACGTGTATCCGCTGACGCTGAACGCGTTGGTGAACGCGTGCAACCAGCGCAATAATCGTGCGCCGCTGCTGAGTGCCGGCGCGAGCGAAGTGGAAGTGGCGCTGGAGCACTTGCGGCACAAGCAACTCGTGACGTTTTTTGCGGGCGCGGAGGCGCGCGTGAAGAAGTTCAAGCAACGGCTCGACGCGGAATTTCCGATGGAAACGCCGGCGCGCGCGATGATCGCCGAGCTGCTTTTGCGGGGTCCGCAAACGAGCGCAGGTTTGCGCGGCAATGCGGAGCGGATGTGCGCGATGCCGGATCTGGGGGAGATCGACACGATGTTGGGCGAACTGGCGGCGCGTCCGGCGGGACCGTTGGTGCGCAAGTTACCCCGGCAGCCCGGACAGAAGGAGGCGCGCTGGGTGCAACTTTTCACCGGCGAACCGCCGACAATCGCAGCGGCGGAGTTGAGCGGGCCGGCGGAGCCGCTGGTCGTCGGAATCGCCCTGCCGGCAGAGGCGGAGCGGCGGCTGGCGGCGCTGGAAGCGGAAATTGCGGCGTTGAAGCACGAATTGGCGCAGTTGCGTGAATCGCTCGGCGGTGGCTAA
- a CDS encoding CPBP family intramembrane glutamic endopeptidase has protein sequence MAVPFMFLAAAIVSLWAGGETSFLRRRGWFWFWALALLTGLQTRVLDPLAFLWIAGFAAAACGFASASAHRGARLAAAAAVLLLAAALMLHRLPGFHNPRVLDAVRFTPDAVPFTLYLNFDKVVVGLLLLRWCHPRIGSFAEWRTMLAATAPRALGVMAVVLGVSLVTGYVRWAPKVPAATALWLGVNLLFTCMAEEAVFRGFVQAQLQRLWGPSVAGRWFALVVAAALFGLAHAAGGAVYVFLATIAGLGYGWIYLRTGRIEASILAHFALNTVHFFAFTYPALQHP, from the coding sequence GTGGCCGTTCCCTTCATGTTTCTCGCTGCCGCCATCGTCTCGCTTTGGGCGGGCGGCGAAACGTCGTTCCTGCGGCGCCGCGGGTGGTTCTGGTTCTGGGCGCTGGCGCTTTTGACGGGCTTGCAAACGCGTGTGCTCGATCCCCTCGCATTCCTCTGGATCGCCGGATTCGCCGCGGCGGCCTGCGGTTTCGCCTCCGCCTCTGCGCATCGTGGCGCACGCCTGGCCGCCGCTGCCGCCGTCCTGTTGCTCGCCGCCGCGCTTATGCTGCATCGGCTGCCCGGCTTTCACAACCCGCGTGTCCTCGATGCGGTCCGCTTCACGCCCGACGCCGTGCCGTTTACCCTTTATCTCAACTTCGACAAAGTGGTCGTGGGTTTGCTTCTGCTGCGCTGGTGCCACCCGCGCATCGGTTCCTTCGCCGAATGGCGGACCATGCTCGCCGCCACCGCGCCACGCGCGCTCGGGGTGATGGCAGTCGTCCTCGGCGTGTCACTCGTCACCGGCTACGTTCGCTGGGCCCCGAAGGTCCCTGCCGCCACCGCTCTCTGGCTCGGCGTGAACCTCCTCTTTACGTGCATGGCCGAGGAGGCGGTTTTCCGCGGTTTTGTGCAGGCGCAATTGCAGCGGCTGTGGGGACCCTCGGTCGCCGGGCGCTGGTTCGCCTTGGTCGTTGCGGCGGCGCTTTTCGGCCTCGCGCACGCGGCGGGCGGTGCGGTCTACGTGTTTCTCGCCACGATCGCCGGCCTCGGCTACGGGTGGATTTACCTGCGCACGGGTCGCATTGAAGCAAGCATCCTCGCTCACTTCGCGCTCAACACCGTGCACTTCTTTGCGTTCACGTATCCGGCGCTTCAACATCCCTGA
- a CDS encoding OsmC family protein, with product MKRKASALWRGDLKSGRGTISTASAVLKDTPYSFATRFESSPGTNPEELIGAAHAGCFSMALSMELDKAGFTADSVATTAEVTLENHPQTSWTVTRIHLTTEAKVPRITAEKFAEIAKGAKEGCPISRLLKAAEITLDAKLV from the coding sequence ATGAAAAGAAAAGCCTCCGCTCTCTGGCGCGGCGATCTGAAGTCAGGTCGCGGCACAATTTCCACCGCCAGCGCTGTCCTCAAGGACACGCCGTATTCATTCGCGACGCGTTTTGAAAGCAGCCCGGGCACCAATCCGGAAGAGCTGATCGGCGCAGCGCACGCGGGATGTTTCTCCATGGCGCTGTCGATGGAATTGGACAAGGCGGGGTTCACCGCGGACTCCGTTGCGACGACGGCGGAAGTGACGCTCGAAAACCATCCGCAAACGAGCTGGACGGTGACGCGCATCCATTTGACGACGGAGGCGAAGGTGCCGCGGATCACCGCGGAGAAGTTTGCGGAAATCGCCAAGGGGGCGAAGGAGGGCTGCCCGATTTCGCGGCTGTTGAAAGCGGCGGAAATCACGCTCGACGCGAAGCTGGTGTGA